A genomic region of Oncorhynchus mykiss isolate Arlee chromosome 4, USDA_OmykA_1.1, whole genome shotgun sequence contains the following coding sequences:
- the LOC110522043 gene encoding TATA box-binding protein-associated factor RNA polymerase I subunit A isoform X3: MASYSQTLEDTTANMPQLYAEIIWRIGTEILHHHPNSTLEDYNSFYERVKHSGVKHYLKVCLEHSFHLLVNGQFEDAKLQLSIAESWRYGKQSAGQSQRIRLIQAYSGFLDYFIWCDKKATASSTDEYDAAVNQEMHSYFRQSSVNLKEIMKLPGVWDPFVLSYIDMLEFYNGHEGAVKVLNDYAYDDSFPPNPNAHVYLYRYMKKQNHPLKKLLKVLKILHTLVPSHELMPEYCSLLVQSENEGDLQKALGVVLDLLDYSSWRSNLDVWNHLMNIIKRLRMKKQWLKIFAEEMGYRKDWWLAIHFSTFQARKDSAENRELLEVKSFVVGAFCPHYASMYCCVGKAARKGVTSEARKAKRNPKPLKNIRRLRRERGQQSQD, translated from the exons ATGGCCAGTTACTCACAGACACTGGAGGATACCACCGCAAACATGCCACAACTCTACGCTGAG ATCATTTGGAGGATAGGCACAGAGATACTACACCACCATCCCAACTCGACGCTGGAAGACTACAACAGTTTCTATGAGCGAGTGAAACACTCAGGAGTAAAGCATTACCTGAAG GTCTGTCTGGAGCACTCGTTCCATCTCCTGGTCAATGGGCAGTTTGAGGATGCCAAGCTTCAGCTGTCCATCGCTGAGAGCTGGAGGTATGGCAAGCAGTCAGCCGGTCAGTCCCAGAGGATTAGGCTGATCCAGGCCTATAGTGGCTTCCTGGATTACTTCATCTGGTGTGACAAGAAAGCCACTGCATCCAGCACAG ATGAGTATGATGCAGCTGTCAACCAAGAAATGCATAGCTACTTCCGACAATCTTCTGTGAACCTGAAGGAGATCATGAAGCTTCCTGGCGTCTGGGATCCTTTTGTTCTGAGTTACATTGAT ATGCTGGAATTCTACAACGGTCACGAGGGAGCTGTGAAGGTTCTAAATGACTATGCCTATGACGACAGTTTCCCACCCAACCCCAATGCCCATGTCTACCTATACCGGTACATGAAGAAACAGAACCACCCACTGAAGAAACTTCTCAAAGTGCTGAAG ATCCTGCATACATTGGTCCCAAGTCATGAGTTGATGCCGGAATACTGTTCTCTTCTGGTACAGTCGG AGAATGAGGGTGATCTTCAGAAGGCTCTAGGTGTGGTTCTGGATCTCCTGGACTACTCCAGTTGGAGGAGCAACTTGGATGTCTGGAACCATTTGATGAACATCATCAAGAGACTGAGGATGAA AAAACAATGGCTGAAGATTTTTGCAGAGGAGATGGGGTACAGAAAGGACTGGTGGCTAGCAATACACTTCTCAACATTCCAGGCCAGGAAAGATTCGGCAGAGAATAGAGAGCTACTGGAAGTGAAGAGCTTTGTTGTTGGAGCCTTTTGTCCTCACT ATGCCTCCATGTACTGCTGTGTTGGTAAGGCAGCCCGAAAAGGAGTAACTTCTGAGGCTCGAAAGGCTAAGAGGAATCCTAAACCGCTAAAAAATATAAGAAGGCTCAGGAGAGAAAGGGGACAGCAAAGCCAAGACTGA
- the LOC110522043 gene encoding TATA box-binding protein-associated factor RNA polymerase I subunit A isoform X1, whose product MVFGANSHFLLNNLHQIYANENRSNFERWVMDDLESELRVPGEERGENESSDDDESINRKRIKKPNLPLAPPLFKETPRETGFHKTTRNCLQHIREVLLHHRWQDAAEYMASYSQTLEDTTANMPQLYAEIIWRIGTEILHHHPNSTLEDYNSFYERVKHSGVKHYLKVCLEHSFHLLVNGQFEDAKLQLSIAESWRYGKQSAGQSQRIRLIQAYSGFLDYFIWCDKKATASSTDEYDAAVNQEMHSYFRQSSVNLKEIMKLPGVWDPFVLSYIDMLEFYNGHEGAVKVLNDYAYDDSFPPNPNAHVYLYRYMKKQNHPLKKLLKVLKILHTLVPSHELMPEYCSLLVQSENEGDLQKALGVVLDLLDYSSWRSNLDVWNHLMNIIKRLRMKKQWLKIFAEEMGYRKDWWLAIHFSTFQARKDSAENRELLEVKSFVVGAFCPHYASMYCCVGKAARKGVTSEARKAKRNPKPLKNIRRLRRERGQQSQD is encoded by the exons ATGGTGTTTGGCGCAAATTCACACTTTTTGCTAAACAACCTACATCAAATATATGCTAACGAAAATAGGTCGAACTTTGAACGGTGGGTCATGGATGATCTGGAGTCAGAACTGAGGGTGCCCGGTGAAGAACGGGGCGAAAATGAGTCTTCAGATGACGATGAATCAATCAACAGAAAACGAATCAAGAAGCCAAACCTTCCCCTGGCGCCTCCTTTATTTAAAG AGACACCCCGTGAGACTGGCTTTCACAAGACCACAAGGAACTGCCTCCAGCACATCAGGGAGGTCTTGCTGCACCATAGATGGCAGGATGCCGCAGAGTACATGGCCAGTTACTCACAGACACTGGAGGATACCACCGCAAACATGCCACAACTCTACGCTGAG ATCATTTGGAGGATAGGCACAGAGATACTACACCACCATCCCAACTCGACGCTGGAAGACTACAACAGTTTCTATGAGCGAGTGAAACACTCAGGAGTAAAGCATTACCTGAAG GTCTGTCTGGAGCACTCGTTCCATCTCCTGGTCAATGGGCAGTTTGAGGATGCCAAGCTTCAGCTGTCCATCGCTGAGAGCTGGAGGTATGGCAAGCAGTCAGCCGGTCAGTCCCAGAGGATTAGGCTGATCCAGGCCTATAGTGGCTTCCTGGATTACTTCATCTGGTGTGACAAGAAAGCCACTGCATCCAGCACAG ATGAGTATGATGCAGCTGTCAACCAAGAAATGCATAGCTACTTCCGACAATCTTCTGTGAACCTGAAGGAGATCATGAAGCTTCCTGGCGTCTGGGATCCTTTTGTTCTGAGTTACATTGAT ATGCTGGAATTCTACAACGGTCACGAGGGAGCTGTGAAGGTTCTAAATGACTATGCCTATGACGACAGTTTCCCACCCAACCCCAATGCCCATGTCTACCTATACCGGTACATGAAGAAACAGAACCACCCACTGAAGAAACTTCTCAAAGTGCTGAAG ATCCTGCATACATTGGTCCCAAGTCATGAGTTGATGCCGGAATACTGTTCTCTTCTGGTACAGTCGG AGAATGAGGGTGATCTTCAGAAGGCTCTAGGTGTGGTTCTGGATCTCCTGGACTACTCCAGTTGGAGGAGCAACTTGGATGTCTGGAACCATTTGATGAACATCATCAAGAGACTGAGGATGAA AAAACAATGGCTGAAGATTTTTGCAGAGGAGATGGGGTACAGAAAGGACTGGTGGCTAGCAATACACTTCTCAACATTCCAGGCCAGGAAAGATTCGGCAGAGAATAGAGAGCTACTGGAAGTGAAGAGCTTTGTTGTTGGAGCCTTTTGTCCTCACT ATGCCTCCATGTACTGCTGTGTTGGTAAGGCAGCCCGAAAAGGAGTAACTTCTGAGGCTCGAAAGGCTAAGAGGAATCCTAAACCGCTAAAAAATATAAGAAGGCTCAGGAGAGAAAGGGGACAGCAAAGCCAAGACTGA
- the LOC110522043 gene encoding TATA box-binding protein-associated factor RNA polymerase I subunit A isoform X2 yields MVFGANSHFLLNNLHQIYANENRSNFERWVMDDLESELRVPGEERGENESSDDDESINRKRIKKPNLPLAPPLFKETPRETGFHKTTRNCLQHIREVLLHHRWQDAAEYMASYSQTLEDTTANMPQLYAEIIWRIGTEILHHHPNSTLEDYNSFYERVKHSGVKHYLKVCLEHSFHLLVNGQFEDAKLQLSIAESWRYGKQSAGQSQRIRLIQAYSGFLDYFIWCDKKATASSTDEYDAAVNQEMHSYFRQSSVNLKEIMKLPGVWDPFVLSYIDMLEFYNGHEGAVKVLNDYAYDDSFPPNPNAHVYLYRYMKKQNHPLKKLLKVLKILHTLVPSHELMPEYCSLLVQSENEGDLQKALGVVLDLLDYSSWRSNLDVWNHLMNIIKRLRMKKQWLKIFAEEMGYRKDWWLAIHFSTFQARKDSAENRELLEVKSFVVGAFCPHYASMYCGVGKAARKGVTSDARKAKRNPKPLKNIRRLRRERGQQSQD; encoded by the exons ATGGTGTTTGGCGCAAATTCACACTTTTTGCTAAACAACCTACATCAAATATATGCTAACGAAAATAGGTCGAACTTTGAACGGTGGGTCATGGATGATCTGGAGTCAGAACTGAGGGTGCCCGGTGAAGAACGGGGCGAAAATGAGTCTTCAGATGACGATGAATCAATCAACAGAAAACGAATCAAGAAGCCAAACCTTCCCCTGGCGCCTCCTTTATTTAAAG AGACACCCCGTGAGACTGGCTTTCACAAGACCACAAGGAACTGCCTCCAGCACATCAGGGAGGTCTTGCTGCACCATAGATGGCAGGATGCCGCAGAGTACATGGCCAGTTACTCACAGACACTGGAGGATACCACCGCAAACATGCCACAACTCTACGCTGAG ATCATTTGGAGGATAGGCACAGAGATACTACACCACCATCCCAACTCGACGCTGGAAGACTACAACAGTTTCTATGAGCGAGTGAAACACTCAGGAGTAAAGCATTACCTGAAG GTCTGTCTGGAGCACTCGTTCCATCTCCTGGTCAATGGGCAGTTTGAGGATGCCAAGCTTCAGCTGTCCATCGCTGAGAGCTGGAGGTATGGCAAGCAGTCAGCCGGTCAGTCCCAGAGGATTAGGCTGATCCAGGCCTATAGTGGCTTCCTGGATTACTTCATCTGGTGTGACAAGAAAGCCACTGCATCCAGCACAG ATGAGTATGATGCAGCTGTCAACCAAGAAATGCATAGCTACTTCCGACAATCTTCTGTGAACCTGAAGGAGATCATGAAGCTTCCTGGCGTCTGGGATCCTTTTGTTCTGAGTTACATTGAT ATGCTGGAATTCTACAACGGTCACGAGGGAGCTGTGAAGGTTCTAAATGACTATGCCTATGACGACAGTTTCCCACCCAACCCCAATGCCCATGTCTACCTATACCGGTACATGAAGAAACAGAACCACCCACTGAAGAAACTTCTCAAAGTGCTGAAG ATCCTGCATACATTGGTCCCAAGTCATGAGTTGATGCCGGAATACTGTTCTCTTCTGGTACAGTCGG AGAATGAGGGTGATCTTCAGAAGGCTCTAGGTGTGGTTCTGGATCTCCTGGACTACTCCAGTTGGAGGAGCAACTTGGATGTCTGGAACCATTTGATGAACATCATCAAGAGACTGAGGATGAA AAAACAATGGCTGAAGATTTTTGCAGAGGAGATGGGGTACAGAAAGGACTGGTGGCTAGCAATACACTTCTCAACATTCCAGGCCAGGAAAGATTCGGCAGAGAATAGAGAGCTACTGGAAGTGAAGAGCTTTGTTGTTGGAGCCTTTTGTCCTCACT